A single region of the Candidatus Zymogenaceae bacterium genome encodes:
- a CDS encoding MBOAT family protein yields MILSSLLYIMLFFVAAGIYFLLPQRIRWLFLLLFGYYFYLYWGIVPVLVLLYVTAASYAAGLVMGRPLHGAVRKAVFVLSVVCVLLPLVYFKYAGFLAESAAGLLDLFGVTFSKSFSHVAVPTGISFFTFLAVAYLVDVYRTQVSPEKNPGVFALFISFFPIVLSGPIERAGSLIPQLKQTPGFDAEMVQEGLKRFFFGLFKKIVIADRLAMYVNEVYGNYDEYTGLALVLAIYFYSFQIYCDFSGYTDMAIGSAQILGINVMENFQRPYLARSIPDFWRRWHISLSRWLRDYIYIPLGGNRVTRARLFFNIFVTFFICGLWHGANWTFVFWGLLYCLYYVVHHLTAKKSRVFPTAPPAKRPWLNETGKILLTFHLVTFAWIFFRSASMYDAVALIAGVGRGPFFSGSLDVGLGVFNLVLSLVLVGCLIVWEVLSESAPLYIERVKQQTPLSVKICIWAVFVLSFFLLGVFHGTDFIYFNF; encoded by the coding sequence ATGATACTTTCCTCTCTTCTGTACATCATGCTGTTCTTCGTTGCGGCGGGCATCTATTTCCTCCTGCCGCAGCGGATTCGATGGCTGTTTCTGCTGCTGTTCGGCTACTACTTCTATCTGTACTGGGGCATTGTGCCCGTGCTCGTGCTGCTCTACGTGACCGCGGCGTCGTACGCCGCCGGGCTCGTCATGGGAAGGCCCCTGCACGGGGCGGTCCGAAAGGCCGTGTTCGTCCTGTCCGTCGTCTGTGTGCTTTTGCCCCTCGTCTATTTCAAGTATGCCGGTTTTCTGGCGGAAAGCGCCGCCGGCCTCCTCGACCTGTTCGGGGTCACGTTCTCGAAATCCTTTTCCCATGTTGCCGTGCCGACGGGGATATCGTTTTTCACCTTTCTCGCCGTCGCCTATCTCGTCGATGTCTATCGAACGCAGGTTTCCCCCGAAAAAAATCCGGGGGTCTTCGCCCTTTTCATCTCCTTTTTCCCGATCGTGCTGTCCGGGCCCATCGAGCGGGCGGGATCTCTCATACCGCAGTTGAAACAGACCCCCGGTTTCGATGCGGAGATGGTGCAAGAGGGATTGAAGCGGTTCTTTTTCGGTCTGTTCAAAAAGATCGTCATCGCCGACCGCCTGGCCATGTATGTCAACGAGGTGTACGGCAACTACGATGAATATACGGGCCTGGCCCTGGTGCTCGCGATATATTTTTATTCCTTTCAGATATACTGCGATTTTTCCGGATACACCGATATGGCCATCGGGAGCGCCCAGATCCTCGGGATCAACGTTATGGAGAACTTCCAGCGGCCGTATCTGGCAAGGTCCATTCCCGATTTCTGGAGACGGTGGCACATCTCCCTGTCGCGGTGGCTGAGGGACTATATATATATTCCCCTCGGCGGGAACCGGGTGACCAGGGCGCGGCTCTTTTTCAATATTTTTGTCACCTTTTTCATCTGCGGCCTGTGGCACGGCGCGAACTGGACCTTTGTGTTTTGGGGGCTTTTGTATTGTCTCTATTATGTCGTCCATCACCTCACGGCGAAGAAATCCCGGGTGTTCCCCACAGCTCCGCCGGCAAAGAGACCGTGGCTGAATGAAACGGGCAAGATTCTTTTGACGTTTCACCTGGTAACGTTCGCCTGGATATTCTTTCGCTCGGCGTCCATGTACGACGCCGTCGCCCTGATCGCGGGCGTCGGCCGGGGGCCGTTTTTTTCCGGTTCTCTTGATGTCGGCCTGGGCGTGTTCAACCTCGTCCTTTCTCTCGTCCTTGTCGGATGCCTGATTGTCTGGGAGGTGCTGTCCGAAAGCGCCCCCCTGTATATCGAAAGAGTAAAACAACAGACGCCCCTTTCCGTGAAGATATGCATCTGGGCCGTGTTCGTTCTTTCCTTTTTCCTCCTCGGTGTATTCCACGGGACGGACTTTATTTATTTCAATTTTTGA